The following are from one region of the Streptomyces decoyicus genome:
- a CDS encoding DUF4365 domain-containing protein — protein MTLAQPEPGGLLPQLTTPQRGGLATTACMETLQVGYLHAVAAASGCSLAQPFPDNGIDWHVSHGAPGHTVDDEVTIKVQLKCTYQTAPRPPGPTFAFMLDNDHLVKLARTPVSVHKILVVMLVPRTQDDWLRASHDRLALRHCCYWINLAGHPVTGRRRTTVRIPTARIFDDRALCEIMTRVGAGGRP, from the coding sequence ATGACGCTCGCGCAGCCCGAACCGGGCGGGCTGCTGCCCCAGCTGACAACACCGCAGCGCGGCGGACTCGCCACCACTGCTTGCATGGAGACCCTCCAGGTGGGCTATCTGCACGCGGTCGCCGCCGCCTCCGGATGTTCGCTGGCGCAGCCCTTCCCGGACAACGGAATCGACTGGCACGTCAGCCATGGCGCGCCCGGTCACACCGTCGACGACGAAGTGACCATCAAGGTGCAGCTCAAGTGCACCTACCAGACCGCCCCCCGCCCGCCGGGGCCGACCTTCGCCTTCATGCTCGACAACGACCATCTGGTGAAGCTGGCCCGTACGCCCGTATCGGTACACAAGATCCTGGTCGTGATGCTGGTCCCGCGGACCCAGGACGACTGGCTGCGGGCCTCCCACGACCGTCTCGCACTGCGGCACTGCTGCTACTGGATCAATCTGGCCGGCCATCCGGTGACCGGCCGGCGCAGGACCACCGTGCGGATCCCGACCGCGCGGATCTTCGACGACCGAGCGCTCTGCGAGATCATGACGCGGGTCGGGGCGGGAGGGAGACCCTGA
- a CDS encoding exonuclease domain-containing protein: MPCWYDGPLAAFDTETTGVDVERDRIVSAALVVQETPRSAPRVTRWLINPGVEIPEAATAVHGLTADHLALHGRWPAPVLEEVARALAAQSVAGRPLVVMNAPFDLTLLERELKRHRASSLDTYLGGHPLHVLDPRVLDKHLDRYRKGRRTLTDLCAHYEVELDDAHEAAADALAALHVVRALGQRFADRLEGLHPPELHTRQAVWYAAQARGLQAWFARSGNPEVVDPHWPLRPGLPAAA; this comes from the coding sequence ATGCCGTGCTGGTATGACGGACCGCTTGCCGCCTTCGACACCGAGACCACGGGCGTCGACGTCGAGCGTGACCGCATCGTCTCCGCCGCCCTGGTGGTCCAGGAGACGCCGCGCTCCGCGCCCCGGGTCACCCGTTGGCTGATCAACCCCGGCGTCGAGATACCCGAGGCCGCGACGGCGGTGCACGGCCTGACGGCCGACCATCTCGCACTGCACGGCCGCTGGCCCGCGCCGGTGCTGGAGGAGGTCGCGCGCGCCCTGGCCGCCCAGTCGGTGGCCGGCCGGCCGCTGGTCGTGATGAATGCCCCGTTCGACCTGACGCTCCTGGAGCGCGAGTTGAAGCGGCATCGCGCCAGCTCGCTCGACACCTATCTGGGCGGCCATCCGCTGCACGTCCTCGATCCCCGCGTCCTCGACAAGCACCTGGACCGCTACCGCAAGGGCCGCCGCACGCTCACCGACCTGTGTGCCCATTACGAGGTCGAGCTGGACGATGCCCATGAGGCGGCCGCCGACGCGCTCGCCGCGCTGCACGTCGTCCGGGCCCTGGGGCAGCGCTTCGCCGACCGCCTGGAGGGGCTGCATCCGCCGGAGCTGCACACCCGCCAGGCGGTCTGGTACGCGGCCCAGGCCCGCGGGCTCCAGGCGTGGTTCGCCCGCAGCGGCAATCCGGAGGTCGTCGATCCGCATTGGCCGCTGCGTCCCGGACTCCCCGCCGCGGCCTGA
- a CDS encoding SRPBCC family protein produces MPDWSRRLHRYRFRSVWLLNAPPTVVYAVLERAEAYPRWWPQVREVNPLDDRSGTARFRSLLPYDLTVVATERLRDPGAGVLEIGMRGDLAGWARWTVVPGAGGTRAVFEQDVEVCKPLLRRFALLGRPVFLANHALMMRSGRRGLAAWLARG; encoded by the coding sequence ATGCCCGACTGGTCACGCAGACTGCACCGCTACCGCTTCCGCAGCGTCTGGCTGCTCAACGCCCCGCCGACCGTCGTCTACGCCGTCCTCGAACGCGCCGAGGCATACCCCCGGTGGTGGCCGCAGGTTCGCGAGGTCAACCCGCTCGACGACCGCAGTGGCACCGCCCGTTTCCGTTCGCTGCTGCCGTACGACCTGACCGTGGTGGCGACCGAGCGTCTGCGGGACCCGGGCGCGGGGGTGCTGGAGATCGGGATGCGCGGAGATCTGGCCGGCTGGGCGCGCTGGACCGTGGTGCCCGGTGCCGGCGGCACCCGTGCCGTCTTCGAGCAGGACGTGGAGGTCTGCAAGCCGCTGCTGCGGCGGTTCGCGCTGCTGGGGCGGCCGGTGTTCCTCGCCAATCACGCGCTGATGATGCGGTCCGGGCGCCGCGGTCTGGCCGCCTGGCTGGCCCGCGGATGA
- a CDS encoding TIGR02611 family protein: MNTQSNGGPGTVEEDAAPAEQPLGSRAPHFIKRSRPLHVSWQVGVFVVGLAVVVAGVIMLPLPGPGWLVIFGGMAIWATEFVWAQLVLRWTKRKVTEAAQKALDPKVRRRNIILTTIGLVIIAAALAVYVWKFGFAMPWNVSE, translated from the coding sequence ATGAATACGCAGAGTAACGGGGGGCCGGGAACGGTGGAGGAGGACGCCGCTCCGGCCGAGCAGCCGCTCGGTTCGAGAGCGCCGCACTTCATCAAGCGCTCCCGGCCGCTCCACGTGAGCTGGCAGGTCGGAGTCTTCGTCGTCGGTCTCGCGGTCGTGGTGGCCGGCGTGATCATGCTGCCGCTGCCGGGACCGGGCTGGCTGGTGATCTTCGGCGGTATGGCGATCTGGGCGACGGAATTCGTCTGGGCCCAGCTGGTGCTGCGCTGGACCAAGCGGAAGGTCACGGAAGCGGCCCAGAAGGCGCTCGACCCCAAGGTGCGGCGGCGCAACATCATTCTCACCACCATCGGACTGGTGATCATCGCCGCGGCGCTCGCGGTCTATGTCTGGAAGTTCGGTTTCGCGATGCCGTGGAACGTCTCCGAGTGA
- a CDS encoding SsgA family sporulation/cell division regulator, translating to MNTTVSCELHLRLVVSSESSLPVPAGLRYDTADPYAVHATFHTGAEETVEWVFARDLLAEGLHRPTGTGDVRVWPSRSHGQGVVCIALSSPEGEALLEAPARALESFLKRTDAAVPPGTEHRHFDLDTELSHILAES from the coding sequence ATGAACACCACGGTCAGCTGCGAGCTGCACCTGCGCCTCGTTGTGTCGAGCGAGTCCTCACTGCCTGTACCCGCGGGCCTGCGGTATGACACGGCCGATCCTTATGCCGTGCATGCCACCTTCCACACCGGAGCCGAGGAGACCGTCGAGTGGGTTTTTGCCCGCGACCTCCTCGCCGAGGGCCTGCACCGGCCCACGGGCACCGGAGACGTCCGCGTATGGCCGTCCCGGAGCCACGGACAGGGCGTTGTCTGCATCGCCCTGAGCTCGCCGGAAGGCGAAGCCCTGCTCGAGGCGCCCGCACGGGCCCTCGAGTCGTTCCTCAAAAGGACCGATGCCGCCGTGCCACCCGGTACGGAGCACCGGCATTTCGATCTCGACACCGAGCTCTCCCACATCCTTGCGGAGAGCTGA
- a CDS encoding CGNR zinc finger domain-containing protein, whose protein sequence is MMISHDTRCALEAVVDLLNTAPEGEAPGAPDSLTDLAALEEFVQRNDVSDVGALGAGDLAAVRSVRARFAKIFAAEDDRTAADQLNSLVASAGTTPQLTDHDGYDWHVHYFAPGASVAEHLAADGGMALAFILVAGERERLRRCEAPDCRHAFVDLSRNRSRRYCDSRTCGNRLHVAAYRARRREAAAG, encoded by the coding sequence GTGATGATCAGCCATGACACCCGGTGCGCGCTGGAGGCGGTCGTCGATCTGCTGAACACCGCCCCGGAAGGCGAAGCGCCCGGAGCGCCGGACAGCCTGACCGACCTCGCGGCCCTCGAGGAGTTCGTACAGCGCAACGACGTCAGCGATGTGGGCGCGCTCGGTGCGGGCGACCTGGCGGCCGTACGGTCCGTCCGCGCACGGTTCGCGAAGATCTTCGCGGCGGAGGACGACCGCACCGCGGCCGACCAGCTGAACTCGCTGGTCGCCTCGGCGGGCACCACACCGCAGCTGACCGATCACGACGGGTACGACTGGCACGTCCACTACTTCGCGCCGGGTGCGTCGGTCGCCGAACATCTGGCCGCGGACGGCGGGATGGCACTGGCCTTCATCCTCGTCGCCGGGGAACGCGAGCGGCTGCGGCGCTGCGAGGCACCGGACTGCCGGCATGCCTTCGTCGATCTCTCCCGCAACCGCTCCCGGCGCTACTGCGACAGCCGCACCTGCGGAAACCGGCTGCATGTCGCGGCCTACCGGGCACGGCGGCGGGAGGCCGCGGCGGGCTGA
- a CDS encoding DsbA family protein, with amino-acid sequence MNDATTSAAPPVRPVLDVWCELQCPDCHAALEDLRALRARYGDRLDVRLRHFPLPKHKHAYVAAQAAEEAIEQGQGWPYIEAVLARTEALGARGEKLLLEVAGELGLDAEELDTALIDGRHLLIVDADQAEGKAIGVTGTPTYVIGGERLDGGKSQEGLRARIEEIADRLLAGQG; translated from the coding sequence ATGAACGACGCCACCACTTCCGCCGCCCCTCCCGTCCGCCCCGTGCTGGACGTGTGGTGCGAACTCCAGTGCCCGGACTGCCATGCCGCCCTGGAGGACCTGCGGGCGCTGCGGGCGCGCTACGGCGACCGGCTGGACGTCCGCCTGCGCCACTTCCCCCTCCCCAAGCACAAGCACGCCTACGTCGCCGCCCAGGCCGCCGAGGAGGCCATCGAGCAGGGGCAGGGCTGGCCGTACATCGAGGCGGTGCTGGCGCGTACCGAGGCGCTCGGCGCGCGCGGTGAGAAGCTGCTGCTGGAGGTCGCCGGAGAGCTGGGGCTGGACGCCGAGGAGCTGGACACCGCGCTGATCGACGGGCGGCATCTGCTGATCGTCGACGCGGACCAGGCCGAGGGCAAGGCGATCGGGGTGACCGGGACGCCGACGTATGTGATCGGCGGCGAGCGGCTGGACGGCGGCAAGAGCCAGGAGGGGCTGCGCGCCCGTATCGAGGAGATCGCCGACCGGCTGCTGGCCGGGCAGGGCTGA